The following are encoded in a window of Amycolatopsis lexingtonensis genomic DNA:
- a CDS encoding dihydrofolate reductase family protein, which translates to MIRQVWPAGRELAEADLEQLYAYPADPRWVAVNFVSSADGAITVDGVSGGLSTSADRIVYRLGNDLADVVLVGAGTAMAEGFEGLRPDARTAERRRRFGLAPIAPVAVVTSGRSLPADAPVITRALVPTLVFTSSAAPESLRAAWTSNGARVFVVGEAEVSGVGVVSTLVAEGLGRIDCEGGPRLFGSLIEAGVVDEFRLTVAPFLVAGTSSRAALGGVVDPAALELASVLTDGESVLLRYLVKREPGS; encoded by the coding sequence GTGATCCGGCAGGTCTGGCCGGCCGGGCGCGAACTGGCCGAAGCGGACCTCGAGCAGCTGTACGCCTACCCGGCCGACCCGCGCTGGGTGGCGGTGAACTTCGTGTCCAGCGCGGACGGCGCGATCACCGTCGACGGCGTGTCGGGCGGCCTCTCGACCTCGGCCGACCGGATCGTCTACCGGCTCGGCAACGACCTGGCGGACGTCGTCCTGGTGGGCGCGGGAACGGCGATGGCGGAGGGGTTCGAGGGCCTGCGCCCGGACGCGCGCACGGCGGAGCGGCGACGTCGCTTCGGGCTGGCGCCGATCGCCCCGGTGGCGGTGGTGACGTCGGGCCGGTCCCTTCCGGCGGACGCCCCGGTGATCACCCGGGCGCTGGTCCCGACGCTGGTGTTCACGTCTTCGGCGGCTCCCGAGTCGTTGCGCGCTGCGTGGACTTCGAACGGCGCGCGGGTGTTCGTGGTGGGCGAGGCCGAGGTGTCGGGCGTCGGCGTGGTCTCGACGCTGGTGGCGGAGGGATTGGGCCGCATCGATTGCGAGGGCGGGCCGAGGCTGTTCGGTTCGCTGATCGAGGCGGGTGTGGTCGACGAGTTCCGGTTGACGGTGGCGCCGTTCCTGGTGGCGGGGACGTCGAGCCGCGCGGCCCTCGGCGGGGTGGTGGACCCGGCCGCGCTGGAGCTGGCTTCGGTGCTCACGGACGGCGAGAGCGTGCTGCTGCGGTACCTGGTGAAACGGGAGCCGGGCAGCTGA
- a CDS encoding dihydropteroate synthase, with product MKTPDLVFRGRRLSSDHALVLAVVQVLPEPDAAREAVRAAVEDGADLVGFAGTGVEPLVAWARETFPDLVLAVDTADVSVASACCAAGADLILARADLTEVAARFGAGYAGPSVSDAVACGVPAEGAVLDVGVVREAPSLPPDVPVLAGVAGDGTPAGLALAALTASAGAAILRTAHPRSTRHVAEMAASIAGTRPPAKALRWE from the coding sequence ATGAAGACCCCCGACCTCGTCTTCCGGGGCCGCCGGTTGAGCAGTGACCACGCGCTGGTGCTGGCCGTGGTGCAGGTGCTCCCGGAGCCCGACGCGGCGCGGGAGGCGGTCCGGGCCGCCGTCGAGGACGGCGCCGACCTGGTGGGTTTCGCCGGAACCGGCGTCGAACCCCTGGTCGCGTGGGCACGTGAAACTTTTCCCGATCTGGTTCTCGCGGTCGACACCGCGGACGTTTCGGTCGCTTCGGCTTGTTGTGCCGCCGGCGCCGACCTGATCCTGGCGCGCGCCGACCTGACCGAGGTCGCGGCCCGGTTCGGGGCCGGTTACGCCGGACCGTCGGTGTCCGACGCGGTGGCGTGCGGAGTGCCCGCCGAGGGTGCCGTCCTGGACGTGGGGGTGGTGCGCGAGGCGCCTTCGCTGCCGCCGGACGTGCCGGTGCTGGCCGGAGTGGCGGGCGACGGGACCCCCGCGGGCCTGGCGCTGGCGGCGCTGACGGCGTCGGCCGGAGCGGCGATCCTCCGCACGGCGCACCCGCGCTCGACCCGGCACGTCGCCGAGATGGCGGCGAGCATCGCGGGCACCCGCCCGCCGGCGAAGGCGCTGCGGTGGGAGTGA
- a CDS encoding MFS transporter → MTTKIGPRALIRASGGPRYAVAVVVDSLGTGLLRPFLLLYGVTVLGLSAPVTGIAMTAGVVVGLCCVPAVGRWLDGGARSTVVAASMLVRVAGVVLLLTAPAGHAGPFAAAALFLGIGNQAWPAAHAALVATVAHGRERDAALAGGRALRNAGLGVGALLATACLAGGTTALRVMAAGTGLAYLAAATLAWSVRLRARPAATSDAVGGPAPRLRTLLAANVSYAFCLNVPEIAVPLVLVTQLHASPVWAAAVFVANTVLVVTLQVPITVRLSRFPRRTVLALGGVVLAASYLAFLAATSLGDGWSAPAVAAVSVVCTIGEIVYAGSATALVTALAPAHLLGRALARFQLSTGFGLAVSPAVITALAARGPAALWGGLSAATLLSASAVAAEKDR, encoded by the coding sequence ATGACGACCAAGATCGGCCCGCGCGCCCTCATCCGGGCTTCCGGCGGCCCCCGCTACGCCGTCGCCGTGGTCGTGGACTCGCTCGGCACCGGCCTGCTGCGGCCCTTCCTGCTGCTCTACGGGGTGACGGTGCTCGGGCTGTCCGCGCCGGTCACCGGCATCGCGATGACGGCGGGCGTCGTCGTGGGCCTGTGCTGCGTGCCCGCGGTGGGCCGCTGGCTGGACGGCGGCGCGCGCAGCACGGTCGTGGCCGCGTCGATGCTGGTGCGGGTCGCGGGCGTGGTCCTGCTGCTGACTGCCCCGGCCGGGCACGCCGGGCCGTTCGCAGCGGCGGCGCTCTTCCTCGGCATCGGCAACCAGGCGTGGCCGGCCGCCCACGCCGCTCTCGTGGCCACGGTCGCCCACGGGCGGGAACGCGATGCCGCGCTCGCGGGCGGCCGCGCGCTGCGCAACGCCGGCCTGGGCGTGGGCGCCCTCCTGGCCACCGCGTGCCTGGCGGGCGGCACCACTGCGTTACGGGTGATGGCGGCCGGCACCGGCCTGGCCTACCTCGCCGCGGCGACGTTGGCGTGGTCGGTCCGCCTCCGCGCCCGGCCGGCCGCCACCTCGGACGCGGTCGGCGGCCCCGCGCCGCGGCTGCGCACGCTCCTGGCCGCCAACGTGAGCTACGCCTTCTGCCTCAATGTCCCGGAAATCGCGGTCCCGCTGGTCCTGGTGACCCAGCTGCACGCGTCCCCGGTGTGGGCGGCGGCCGTCTTCGTGGCCAACACGGTGCTGGTGGTCACCCTGCAGGTGCCGATCACCGTGCGGCTGTCCCGGTTCCCGCGCCGGACCGTGCTGGCGCTCGGCGGCGTGGTGCTGGCCGCGTCCTACCTCGCCTTCCTCGCGGCGACGTCGCTGGGCGACGGCTGGAGCGCCCCGGCCGTCGCTGCGGTGTCCGTGGTCTGCACGATCGGCGAGATCGTCTACGCGGGCAGCGCCACCGCGCTCGTCACCGCCCTCGCGCCGGCCCACCTGCTGGGCCGCGCCCTCGCCCGCTTCCAGCTCTCGACGGGCTTCGGCCTCGCCGTCTCCCCGGCGGTCATCACCGCTCTCGCCGCCCGCGGCCCGGCCGCGCTCTGGGGCGGGCTCTCCGCCGCGACGCTGCTGTCCGCGTCCGCCGTGGCCGCGGAGAAAGACCGGTGA
- a CDS encoding ATP-binding protein — protein MDIEGYGHRGRTTPHRLVARQGLDLALRRAFTEVGVPWFDCKHESTGDGALVLVPAQILKGLFVEVLSVALARELRRHNDTHRAEERIRLRMALHAGEVAYDDQGATGPAINQTFRLIEAPPLKAALAESPGVLALIVSTWFFDEVVRSSTIVDASTFRPAKVAVKETVTVGWISLPDHPYPPSTAELVPVDAEQPEAAGFPAPVSGRSTLPRDLPAFTGRGQELAELTAKVSTAAGQGTLGMAVHVVDGMPGIGKTTFAVRAAYQLAGYFPDGQVFLELHGHSPGRAPVDPGDALASLLHLWGVPAIDIPVGLDDRARLWREKLAGRKILLLLDDAVGDEQVRPLLPGSPGSLVLVTSRRRIESVADAGPVSLRTLPPQDAAAMFERYTGAHHHDHRAVAELMAMCGYLPLAITLTAGRLRNHPCWTPGRLAADLRCSRNRLTVLRAGNRTVSAAFDLSYRDLSPAEKRLFRRLGSHPGTQIEARAAAALDGEDPEPTGDRLDALYLDHLLEEVAPGRYRLHDLTRAYSLTLSTEDGDDKALERLLDYYLYAVRSATRFVATRGPRPEIAAKAPAGTHEFETEAEAIAWLSAERANLGACITYAAVHDHLHRAAELAVTLHPYLEQHGYWHDAHRIDQAVLAAEQAAGNLTDEAATRADLGRVQSLLGDYPAAVEDLIRARELYARSGDRLGEAAALTEIGFARMELSEYPEAIEYLTRARALYEKLENPFGVAGAVVSLASVQFRLGRHDAARADGERALALYVELGNRLGEALSLLCIGCTYGVCGDYVSAIEIFDQVLSLSRELGDRYTEARALNNLGRMHFERGNYGMADSCYSSAQIIYSRLDSRTREAVALNNLGRLHHAGGNFGLSLRYLKRAQVLFGDDRAWQAENLNNLGGLALAWPEAGDPGEFFRQALDQSRAIGIRLQEGRALEGLGRCSLRTADVADGAARLREALAVFDELKAPEAKVVRTALAKLADA, from the coding sequence GTGGATATCGAAGGTTACGGTCACCGGGGCAGGACCACGCCGCACCGGCTGGTGGCCCGGCAAGGGCTCGACCTCGCGCTACGCCGCGCGTTCACCGAGGTCGGGGTGCCCTGGTTCGACTGCAAGCACGAAAGCACCGGCGACGGAGCGCTCGTGCTGGTGCCGGCGCAGATCCTCAAAGGACTTTTCGTCGAGGTCCTTTCGGTGGCTCTCGCGCGGGAACTCCGGCGGCACAATGATACGCACCGAGCGGAGGAACGGATCCGGCTGCGCATGGCACTTCACGCGGGAGAAGTCGCCTACGACGACCAAGGAGCGACCGGACCCGCAATCAACCAGACATTTCGCCTGATCGAGGCACCTCCACTCAAGGCCGCTTTGGCCGAATCGCCGGGTGTGCTCGCACTGATCGTTTCGACGTGGTTCTTCGACGAAGTCGTCCGCAGCAGCACGATTGTGGACGCCTCGACATTCCGGCCGGCGAAGGTGGCCGTGAAGGAGACGGTGACCGTCGGCTGGATCAGCCTGCCGGATCACCCGTATCCGCCGAGCACCGCGGAGCTCGTTCCGGTGGACGCGGAGCAGCCGGAAGCGGCGGGCTTCCCGGCTCCGGTGAGCGGCCGCTCCACGCTGCCCCGTGACCTCCCGGCCTTCACCGGCCGCGGTCAGGAGCTGGCCGAGCTCACGGCGAAGGTGTCCACCGCCGCCGGGCAGGGCACGCTGGGGATGGCCGTCCACGTCGTGGACGGCATGCCGGGCATCGGGAAGACGACGTTCGCGGTCCGCGCCGCCTACCAGCTCGCCGGCTACTTCCCCGATGGCCAGGTCTTCCTCGAACTGCACGGCCACAGCCCCGGGCGGGCACCCGTGGATCCCGGTGACGCCCTGGCTTCGCTGCTGCACCTCTGGGGCGTCCCCGCGATCGACATCCCCGTCGGCCTGGACGATCGTGCCCGGTTGTGGCGCGAGAAGCTGGCCGGGCGGAAGATCCTGCTGCTGCTCGACGACGCCGTCGGCGACGAGCAGGTCCGGCCGCTGCTGCCCGGCAGTCCCGGCAGCCTCGTGCTGGTCACCAGCCGGCGGCGGATCGAGTCCGTGGCCGACGCCGGCCCGGTCTCGTTGCGGACCCTCCCGCCCCAGGACGCCGCCGCGATGTTCGAGCGCTACACCGGCGCGCACCACCACGATCACCGCGCCGTGGCCGAGCTGATGGCCATGTGCGGGTACCTGCCGCTGGCCATCACGCTCACGGCCGGCCGGCTGCGGAACCACCCCTGCTGGACACCCGGGCGGCTGGCCGCCGACCTCAGGTGCTCCCGCAACCGGCTCACCGTGCTCCGCGCGGGCAACCGGACCGTTTCCGCGGCGTTCGACCTCTCCTACCGGGACTTGAGCCCGGCCGAGAAACGGCTCTTCCGCCGTCTCGGGTCGCACCCCGGCACCCAGATCGAGGCGCGCGCGGCCGCGGCGCTCGACGGCGAAGACCCGGAACCGACCGGTGACCGCCTCGACGCGCTGTACCTCGACCACCTGCTGGAAGAAGTGGCTCCCGGGCGCTACCGCCTGCACGATCTGACGCGGGCGTACAGCCTGACCCTGAGCACCGAAGACGGTGACGACAAAGCGCTGGAACGCCTGCTCGACTACTACCTTTACGCGGTCCGGTCGGCGACCCGCTTCGTCGCCACCCGCGGCCCGCGCCCGGAAATCGCCGCCAAGGCGCCGGCGGGAACCCACGAATTCGAGACAGAAGCCGAGGCGATCGCGTGGTTGAGCGCGGAACGCGCCAACCTCGGTGCCTGCATCACCTACGCCGCGGTCCACGACCACCTGCACCGGGCCGCGGAACTCGCCGTCACGCTCCACCCCTACCTCGAGCAGCACGGGTACTGGCACGACGCCCACCGGATCGACCAAGCCGTGCTGGCCGCGGAACAAGCGGCGGGCAACCTCACCGACGAAGCGGCCACCCGCGCGGATCTGGGCCGGGTGCAAAGCCTGCTCGGGGACTACCCCGCCGCGGTCGAAGACCTGATCCGGGCACGCGAGTTGTACGCCAGATCCGGCGACCGCCTCGGCGAAGCCGCCGCGCTGACCGAAATCGGGTTCGCCCGGATGGAGCTCTCCGAGTACCCGGAAGCGATCGAGTACCTCACCCGTGCTCGTGCGCTGTACGAAAAGCTGGAGAACCCGTTCGGTGTCGCGGGCGCGGTCGTCAGCCTCGCGAGCGTGCAGTTCCGGCTCGGGCGGCACGACGCCGCCCGAGCCGATGGTGAACGGGCACTCGCGCTGTACGTCGAACTCGGCAACAGACTCGGCGAAGCCTTGAGTCTGCTCTGCATCGGCTGCACTTACGGTGTCTGCGGCGACTACGTGAGCGCGATCGAGATCTTCGACCAAGTGCTTTCCCTGTCCCGGGAGCTGGGTGACCGGTACACCGAAGCCAGAGCCCTGAACAACCTCGGCCGGATGCACTTCGAGCGCGGCAACTACGGCATGGCCGACAGCTGCTACAGCAGCGCCCAGATCATCTACAGCCGCTTGGACAGCCGGACCCGTGAAGCGGTCGCCCTGAACAACCTCGGCCGGCTGCACCACGCGGGCGGCAACTTCGGGCTGTCGCTCAGGTACCTGAAGCGCGCCCAGGTGCTGTTCGGCGACGACCGGGCGTGGCAGGCCGAGAACCTCAACAACCTCGGCGGCCTGGCCCTGGCCTGGCCCGAAGCGGGCGACCCCGGCGAGTTCTTCCGGCAAGCCCTCGACCAGTCGAGAGCCATCGGGATCCGCCTGCAGGAAGGACGAGCACTAGAAGGACTCGGACGCTGCTCGTTGAGGACCGCGGACGTCGCCGACGGCGCCGCCCGGCTGCGGGAGGCGTTGGCGGTGTTCGACGAGCTGAAGGCGCCGGAGGCGAAGGTGGTGAGGACCGCTCTCGCGAAGTTGGCCGACGCGTAG
- a CDS encoding aminoglycoside phosphotransferase family protein, giving the protein MATPQEPSLTGDPTALARRLVDAQFPRWAGLPLRRLAPAGSDHVIHRLGEDLSVRLPRHPGAIGQAKKEAEWLPRLAPHLPLAVPVPVAVGEPGFGYPWPWAVSRWLDGEVATVQSLSDSREAARALAGFLTALHRFDAEPIADLTRSPLTARDSATRSAIAKTAGVFDAVAMTGLWDAALSAPAGRPAWCHGDFHTGNLLTTGGRLSAVIDFGELGVGDPACDLIIAFTLLSAGTRATFRAALEVDDATWVRGRGWALATGLNAYTVYAAVDSRVAAQTTRQITEALAG; this is encoded by the coding sequence GTGGCCACCCCGCAGGAACCGTCCCTGACCGGCGACCCGACCGCGCTGGCGAGGCGGCTGGTCGACGCGCAGTTCCCGCGGTGGGCCGGACTGCCGCTGCGCCGGCTCGCGCCGGCCGGTTCCGACCACGTGATCCACCGGCTGGGCGAGGACCTTTCCGTACGGCTGCCCCGCCATCCGGGCGCGATCGGGCAGGCGAAGAAGGAAGCCGAGTGGCTGCCCCGGCTCGCCCCGCACCTGCCGCTCGCCGTCCCAGTCCCGGTGGCGGTGGGCGAACCCGGCTTCGGCTACCCGTGGCCGTGGGCGGTGTCGCGCTGGCTGGACGGCGAGGTGGCGACCGTCCAATCCCTTTCGGACTCCCGCGAAGCCGCTCGCGCGCTGGCCGGGTTCCTGACCGCACTCCACCGGTTCGACGCCGAGCCGATCGCGGACCTCACGCGCTCGCCCTTGACCGCGCGGGATTCGGCGACCCGGTCCGCCATCGCGAAAACCGCCGGCGTGTTCGACGCGGTGGCGATGACCGGCCTGTGGGACGCGGCCCTCTCCGCGCCCGCGGGCCGCCCGGCGTGGTGCCACGGTGACTTCCACACGGGCAACCTCCTGACCACCGGCGGCCGTCTCAGCGCCGTCATCGACTTCGGCGAGCTGGGCGTGGGCGATCCGGCCTGCGACCTGATCATCGCGTTCACGCTCCTGTCGGCCGGGACGCGAGCCACTTTCCGGGCCGCGCTGGAGGTGGACGACGCGACCTGGGTTCGGGGTCGCGGGTGGGCGTTGGCCACGGGGTTGAACGCTTACACGGTTTACGCGGCGGTCGATTCCCGCGTCGCGGCGCAGACGACCCGCCAGATCACCGAGGCCCTCGCCGGATGA
- a CDS encoding YciI family protein produces the protein MYIALLTYTAPETEVDYALPDHSEWVRKQFTKGLFLVCGKGDGAADHVILTRSMLRGKLDAVLASDPFVVQRLARYDVIEFTATRTARELQAINEALAS, from the coding sequence ATGTACATCGCACTGCTGACCTACACAGCGCCCGAAACAGAAGTCGACTACGCGCTCCCGGACCATTCGGAGTGGGTGCGCAAACAATTCACGAAAGGACTGTTCCTGGTTTGCGGGAAGGGTGACGGCGCGGCCGATCACGTGATCCTGACCCGCTCGATGCTGCGGGGCAAGCTCGACGCCGTGCTCGCCAGCGACCCGTTCGTGGTCCAGCGCCTCGCCCGGTACGACGTCATCGAATTCACCGCCACGCGCACGGCACGGGAACTGCAGGCGATCAACGAGGCGCTCGCCTCCTGA
- a CDS encoding helix-turn-helix domain-containing protein translates to MTLRIALGGPPSERLRFAVSPLAELTAMLHVLAEPAHHPRLAGWAADVWAGLRPDLAERLREAEFLWRSSRADFLVPAVPRPTLAEELDDVDRLDDETYVTAALITTCGNNRVHFGAPSPLSDATARERALDLAQARGARQEAFAQRLLADPAAVRARVRDTLEQCAEAFFDAAWTGVAAQLAGDLRLKSDLLRRDGIPAALASVSSSITLSPDGDCLLVDKLQDNATAGAGVVLIPSVFGHPHLVAIHARGRQPVVQYPIAAPDPVPLETVTLRLSALAHPVRLRLLRTLARGPHTTGELALAWDLSAPEVSRHLAVLRRAGLLTTRRAGRYVRYSVSLAELQTLGADLLAAVLR, encoded by the coding sequence ATGACGTTGAGGATCGCCCTCGGCGGCCCGCCGTCCGAGCGGCTGCGGTTCGCCGTTTCGCCGCTGGCCGAGCTGACCGCGATGCTGCACGTGCTGGCCGAGCCGGCCCACCACCCGCGCCTCGCCGGCTGGGCCGCGGACGTCTGGGCCGGGTTGCGACCGGACCTGGCCGAGCGGCTGCGCGAGGCGGAGTTCCTCTGGCGTTCGTCGCGGGCCGACTTCCTGGTCCCGGCCGTCCCCCGCCCCACCCTCGCCGAGGAGCTGGACGACGTCGACCGCCTCGACGACGAGACCTACGTGACGGCCGCGCTCATCACGACGTGCGGCAACAACCGCGTCCACTTCGGCGCGCCGTCCCCCTTGTCCGACGCGACGGCGCGCGAGCGGGCCCTGGACCTCGCCCAAGCCCGCGGCGCGCGCCAGGAGGCGTTCGCGCAACGCCTGCTCGCCGACCCGGCGGCCGTGCGGGCGCGGGTGCGCGACACCCTCGAACAGTGCGCGGAGGCCTTCTTCGACGCCGCTTGGACCGGCGTCGCCGCGCAGCTCGCCGGGGACCTGCGCCTGAAGAGCGACCTGCTCCGCCGTGACGGCATCCCGGCGGCCCTCGCGTCCGTCTCCAGCTCCATCACCCTCTCCCCGGACGGCGACTGCCTCCTCGTGGACAAGCTCCAGGACAACGCGACCGCCGGTGCCGGGGTCGTCTTGATCCCCAGCGTCTTCGGCCACCCGCACCTGGTCGCGATCCACGCGCGCGGGCGGCAGCCGGTGGTGCAGTACCCGATCGCGGCACCGGATCCGGTGCCGCTGGAGACGGTCACGCTCCGGCTGTCGGCCCTGGCCCACCCGGTCCGGCTGCGCCTGCTGCGCACCCTGGCCCGCGGCCCGCACACGACCGGCGAGCTGGCCCTCGCCTGGGATCTCTCGGCGCCGGAGGTGTCCCGCCACCTCGCCGTCCTGCGCCGCGCGGGCCTGCTCACGACCCGGCGGGCGGGCCGGTATGTCCGGTACTCCGTCAGCCTGGCCGAGCTGCAGACGCTGGGCGCCGACCTGCTGGCGGCGGTGCTGCGATAA
- a CDS encoding DNRLRE domain-containing protein: MTLRRSLTLLAVALGVVLTGTGGAMAAAGTAGQPRSETTLSATSWGYVDSAAPTTAHFKPAGNLPIGTYDSTPHRQRSYVDFDLSSLRGVPFTTVLLSAGETYYADCDGRATEVWRTSAYTRQTTWQNRPAERTRVASRGADGTCIDNNATFDVTTAVRDAVDHKERHLTLGYRVAEAHEADPAFYRLIEAPATLRVVNNAPPATPADLRANDEPCAQSGTGALASRQLKLSAQVSDPDGDFTSGQFTWWPVADPSQRHTGAGSGNPAAAYPDTWDLADGTYAWEVYAQDSWGAKSATAGPCRFTVDRTDPNAPAVASATYPANAEGGGVGVAGEFTFSPNGSTDVVKYDYNFGGDTREIAAGPDGTATVGFTPTTNGWQSVVVRAWDRAGNLSLSTYYSFIVKETRPTVTSDRYPPQGGPDGGIGVPGVFRFAPGMPNVVAYDYRLDGGASATVTAAQDGVAEVTITPATGGDHVLFVRSTDASGVKSPEREYRFVVDASPVVSGPQNVDLGTSATYTASPRMPAVVGYDYWFASAESTKWTVKANADGTATLPVEFTSADQTLLRVQARDASGGLSPVTEKRLSLNTWRPEIGYQGDIGTEGRAATFTFTTPMPNAVEFEYWLTADPATRWTVPVSGNTAAVSYTPPKIGDYEMLVRAKNAAGVWSATDNITWTVTNNPTVTSKEFQANARVFPGTFTFDARQPGAVAFEYSFDWGPFQQVAAQNGSYALAWTPPLPPEGSASHNLRVRSVTADNVSSQENTYYFSVLSAPYVSSKEYPESTWSGGAGVPGTFTFTPGMPGIVSYTYQVRNDGSAVTEELTVPADSSGTGTMTWTPPARGVYSVIVRGNTADGTKSGGIGYSVYVN; the protein is encoded by the coding sequence ATGACCTTACGAAGATCACTGACGTTGCTCGCCGTCGCGCTCGGTGTCGTGCTCACCGGCACCGGTGGCGCGATGGCGGCAGCCGGAACCGCTGGTCAACCGCGTTCCGAGACGACGTTGTCCGCGACGTCCTGGGGTTACGTCGACTCCGCGGCACCGACCACCGCGCACTTCAAGCCGGCCGGCAACTTGCCGATCGGCACCTACGACAGCACACCGCATCGCCAACGCTCGTACGTGGACTTCGACCTGAGCTCGTTGCGGGGAGTGCCGTTCACGACGGTGCTGCTGTCGGCGGGCGAGACGTACTACGCCGACTGCGACGGCCGCGCCACCGAGGTGTGGCGGACCTCCGCCTATACCAGGCAGACGACCTGGCAGAACCGCCCGGCGGAGCGGACGCGGGTGGCGTCCAGGGGCGCCGACGGCACCTGCATCGACAACAACGCCACCTTCGACGTCACCACCGCGGTGCGGGACGCGGTCGACCACAAGGAGCGTCACCTCACGCTGGGCTACCGCGTCGCCGAAGCCCACGAGGCGGACCCCGCGTTCTACCGGCTGATCGAGGCCCCGGCAACGCTGCGGGTGGTCAACAACGCCCCGCCCGCGACGCCGGCCGATCTCCGCGCCAACGACGAACCCTGTGCCCAGTCCGGCACCGGAGCGCTGGCGAGCCGCCAGCTGAAGCTGAGCGCGCAGGTGTCCGACCCGGACGGCGACTTCACGTCCGGGCAGTTCACGTGGTGGCCGGTGGCGGACCCGTCGCAACGGCACACCGGTGCCGGGTCGGGCAACCCCGCCGCGGCGTACCCGGACACCTGGGACCTCGCCGACGGCACCTACGCGTGGGAGGTGTACGCACAGGACAGCTGGGGTGCGAAGTCGGCCACGGCGGGCCCGTGCCGGTTCACCGTCGACCGCACGGATCCGAACGCGCCTGCCGTCGCCTCCGCGACGTACCCGGCGAACGCCGAGGGCGGCGGGGTCGGTGTGGCGGGCGAGTTCACCTTCTCCCCCAACGGTTCCACCGACGTCGTGAAGTACGACTACAACTTCGGCGGGGACACGCGGGAGATCGCCGCGGGCCCCGACGGCACGGCCACCGTCGGCTTCACCCCGACGACCAACGGCTGGCAGTCGGTGGTCGTGCGGGCGTGGGACCGGGCGGGCAACCTCTCGCTGAGCACCTACTACTCGTTCATCGTCAAGGAGACGCGGCCGACGGTCACGTCCGACCGCTACCCGCCGCAGGGCGGCCCGGACGGCGGCATCGGCGTGCCGGGCGTCTTCCGGTTCGCGCCGGGGATGCCGAACGTCGTGGCGTACGACTACCGGCTGGACGGCGGCGCGTCCGCCACGGTCACGGCTGCCCAGGACGGCGTCGCCGAGGTGACGATCACGCCGGCCACCGGCGGTGACCACGTGCTGTTCGTGCGCAGCACCGACGCTTCGGGCGTCAAGTCGCCGGAGCGGGAATACCGGTTCGTCGTCGATGCCTCACCGGTGGTGAGCGGGCCCCAGAACGTCGACCTGGGCACCTCGGCCACGTACACGGCGTCCCCGCGGATGCCGGCCGTCGTCGGGTACGACTACTGGTTCGCGAGTGCCGAGAGTACGAAGTGGACGGTCAAGGCGAACGCCGACGGCACCGCCACGCTGCCGGTCGAGTTCACCTCGGCCGACCAGACCCTGCTGCGGGTCCAGGCCCGCGACGCGTCCGGCGGGCTGTCCCCGGTGACGGAGAAACGGTTGTCGCTCAACACCTGGCGACCGGAGATCGGCTACCAGGGCGACATCGGGACGGAGGGCAGAGCCGCCACGTTCACGTTCACCACCCCGATGCCGAACGCCGTGGAGTTCGAGTACTGGCTGACGGCGGACCCGGCGACCAGGTGGACCGTGCCGGTCAGCGGGAACACCGCGGCGGTGAGCTACACCCCACCGAAGATCGGCGACTACGAGATGCTGGTACGCGCGAAGAACGCGGCGGGCGTGTGGTCGGCGACGGACAACATCACGTGGACGGTGACGAACAACCCGACGGTGACCTCGAAGGAGTTCCAGGCGAACGCGCGGGTGTTCCCCGGCACCTTCACGTTCGACGCCCGCCAGCCGGGCGCGGTGGCGTTCGAGTACTCGTTCGACTGGGGTCCGTTCCAGCAGGTGGCCGCGCAGAACGGGAGCTACGCGCTGGCGTGGACGCCCCCGCTGCCGCCGGAAGGCTCGGCTTCCCACAACCTGCGGGTGCGTTCGGTGACGGCCGACAACGTCTCCTCGCAGGAAAACACGTACTACTTCAGCGTACTGAGCGCGCCGTACGTGTCTTCCAAGGAATACCCGGAAAGCACGTGGTCGGGCGGTGCCGGCGTGCCGGGGACGTTCACCTTCACGCCGGGTATGCCGGGCATCGTCTCCTACACCTACCAAGTCCGGAACGACGGGAGTGCGGTGACGGAGGAGCTCACCGTGCCGGCGGACAGTTCGGGTACGGGGACGATGACGTGGACCCCACCGGCCCGAGGCGTCTACTCGGTCATCGTGCGGGGCAACACGGCCGACGGCACCAAGTCGGGTGGCATCGGCTACTCGGTGTACGTCAACTGA